In Zerene cesonia ecotype Mississippi chromosome 18, Zerene_cesonia_1.1, whole genome shotgun sequence, the following are encoded in one genomic region:
- the LOC119833922 gene encoding 3-oxoacyl-[acyl-carrier-protein] reductase FabG-like — MNFAGKVVIVTGASSGIGAATAVFLSKLGAQLSLTGRNVDNLQKVNKDCEKSTSTFMVPADLTKESDIEKIVKNTVDHYGKIDVLINNAGIIETGTIENTSLAQYDRLMNTNVRSIYYLTMLAVPHLLKTKGNIVNVSSVNGIRSFPGVLAYNVSKASVDQFTRCVALELAAKGVRVNCVNPGVILTELQRRGGLSDEQYAAFLERSKETHALGRPGKPDEVAATIAFLASDLASNITGASVPVDGGRHAMCPR, encoded by the coding sequence ATGAACTTCGCTGGAAAAGTAGTAATTGTTACCGGCGCCAGTTCTGGAATTGGCGCCGCTACTGCAGTGTTTTTATCAAAGCTTGGTGCACAATTATCTTTAACTGGAAGAAATGTGGACAATCTGCAAAAAGTCAATAAGGATTGTGAGAAGTCAACATCTACTTTTATGGTCCCGGCAGATTTGACAAAGGAATCCGATATTGAAAAGATCGTTAAGAACACCGTAGATCACTATGGAAAAATCGACGTTTTGATAAACAATGCGGGAATTATTGAAACGGGAACCATTGAAAATACATCTCTAGCGCAGTATGACCGCCTAATGAACACCAACGTCCGATCAATTTACTACTTGACAATGTTGGCTGTGCCACACTTGTTAAAAACTAAAGGTAACATTGTTAACGTGTCTAGCGTGAACGGTATACGGTCTTTTCCCGGCGTGTTAGCGTATAACGTGTCGAAAGCATCTGTGGATCAGTTTACAAGATGTGTTGCATTGGAGCTAGCTGCCAAGGGTGTTAGGGTGAATTGTGTGAACCCTGGTGTTATTCTCACTGAATTACAGCGTCGTGGAGGGTTATCTGATGAGCAATACGCAGCTTTCTTAGAGAGAAGTAAGGAGACACACGCTTTGGGCCGTCCTGGCAAGCCTGATGAAGTTGCAGCTACAATAGCATTTTTGGCCAGTGATTTAGCTAGCAATATCACTGGAGCAAGTGTGCCTGTTGATGGGGGACGCCATGCTATGTGCCcacgttaa